A region from the Mya arenaria isolate MELC-2E11 chromosome 2, ASM2691426v1 genome encodes:
- the LOC128215220 gene encoding uncharacterized protein LOC128215220, with amino-acid sequence MYCTPKIHKEGNPLRPIVDYTGSIGYNSSRLLADVLGPLVGLSEYHVKNSKHLSDSLSTVMIEDNEVFASHDVVSLFTNTPIDKALSVIRDRLEKDKTLKKRTKLSVDDIMNLTYFILTTTYFQFRGDIYQQKFGTAMGSPVSPIVANLYMEFLEREAIATAPVTCKPTLWKRYVDDILEKIQRGQLQNLTDHLNTVDVTNNIKFTHEEESNGAIPFLDTLITRKEDGSIKLLVYRKKTHTDQYLNFSSHHPLQHKLSVVRTLLDRCYNLVTETEDRDKEEEHVKQALGQWLSEAVSRVFNKHRVATAMRPHQTLRNILVHPKDKQETTEKAEVIYKIPCKNCDKVYVGESGRKFGIRLNEHKKDCETNSNKAFTRSTRKQSESTIEKSAITDHQNINNHEIDWEGARVIERESDWRVRKTKEAICIKTEGAVMNRDEGAFLSGIYNPLFAGLRKFGGKSRVSELRVSDNQASCSDDVHSVGRKFQL; translated from the exons ATGTATTGCACTCCGAAAATTCACAAGGAGGGGAACCCACTCCGACCGATCGTCGACTATACAGGATCTATCGGTTATAACAGCTCGAGGCTGTTAGCAGATGTATTAGGTCCACTAGTGGGATTAAGTGAGTACCATGTGAAAAACTCTAAACATTTGTCAGACTCGTTGAGTACAGTGATGATTGAAGACAACGAAGTGTTTGCCTCACATGACGTGGTGTCACTTTTCACCAACACCCCCATCGACAAGGCCCTATCAGTCATAAGAGACCGCCTAGAGAAAGACAAGACCCTAAAAAAGAGAACCAAGCTGAGTGTGGATGACATCATGAATCTAACATACTTTATTTTGACTACAACATACTTTCAGTTCAGAGGTGACATATACCAACAAAAGTTTGGCACCGCTATGGGAAGTCCAGTATCTCCGATAGTGGCTAATCTGTATATGGAGTTTTTGGAAAGAGAAGCCATTGCAACTGCTCCGGTGACATGTAAACCAACCTTGTGGAAACGCTACGTAGATGACATATTAGAGAAGATTCAGAGAGGACAACTACAGAACCTCACTGACCACCTCAACACTGTAGACGTTACCAATAACATCAAGTTCACCCACGAAGAAGAAAGCAACGGGGCCATTCCATTCTTGGATACTCTCATCACCAGGAAGGAAGATGGCAGTATCAAACTGCTAGTATATAGAAAGAAAACCCACACGGACCAATACCTGAATTTTTCATCCCACCACCCATTACAGCACAAGCTGAGCGTGGTCAGAACTCTATTAGACAGGTGCTACAACCTCGTCACCGAAACTGAAGATAGAGATAAAGAGGAAGAACATGTAAAACAAGCTTTAGGCCAGT GGCTATCTGAAGCAGTGAGCCGGGTGTTTAATAAACATCGAGTCGCCACGGCCATGCGCCCACATCAGACACTACGCAACATCTTAGTGCACCCCAAGGACAAACAGGAAACAACAGAGAAAGCAGaagtaatttacaaaataccTTGTAAAAATTGTGATAAAGTCTACGTGGGAGAATCGGGGCGAAAATTTGGAATAAGACTgaatgaacacaaaaaagattgtgaaacaaacTCAAATAAGGCATTTACTAGATCAACTAGAAAACAATCAGAATCGACAATAGAAAAAAGTGCAATCACAGATCACCAGAACataaataatcatgaaataGACTGGGAGGGGGCACGCGTAATAGAGAGAGAATCAGACTGGAGAGTGCGAAAAACGAAGGAGGCTATCTGCATCAAAACTGAGGGGGCAGTTATGAACCGGGACGAGGGGGCCTTCCTTTCTGGGATTTACAACCCACTTTTCGCCGGATTACGGAAATTCGGCGGGAAGTCCCGAGTGTCAGAGCTGCGAGTGAGCGATAATCAGGCCAGTTGCTCTGATGATGTCCACAGTGTTGGACgaaaatttcagctttaa
- the LOC128242388 gene encoding SPARC-like isoform X2, producing the protein MRLTWLLVMTLVVTAALAKVDLDAADDEEYGTVDVRKDEETPEGINNPCNLHKCKRGEVCQLEERKPVCVCQTCDEPEENEAQVCSRRNVTYVTECHLDRDHCLCRNTLPGCHDDAAPHVRLDYFSACKELTECPDQEFETFPGRMRDWLFRVMTTLAYRHELDDYQELVENAMHDKTHADAVLWKFCDLDTDPEDRKVTRRELMYIIASIKPMEHCLVPFLNSCDADDDNIITLVEWGECLGIGHEAIADKCQHKMKG; encoded by the exons ATGCGACTCACGTGGCTGCTCGTTATGACGCTGGTCGTCACGGCTGCTCTCGCAAAG GTGGACCTGGATGCCGCCGACGACGAGGAGTATGGGACAGTGGACGTACGCAAGGACGAAGAAACCCCTGAGGGCATTAACA ACCCGTGTAACCTGCACAAGTGTAAGCGCGGGGAGGTGTGTCAGTTAGAGGAACGTAAGCCAGTCTGTGTCTGCCAGACGTGTGATGAGCCGGAGGAAAACGAGGCCCAG GTGTGCAGCCGGAGAAACGTGACGTACGTGACTGAGTGCCACCTGGACCGTGACCACTGCCTCTGCCGGAATACGCTCCCTGGTTGCCATGACGATGCAGCCCCACACGTCCGCCTGGACTACTTTAGCGCATGCAAAG AGTTGACGGAGTGCCCCGACCAGGAGTTCGAAACGTTCCCAGGGCGCATGCGTGACTGGCTTTTCCGCGTCATGACCACACTT GCGTATCGACATGAGCTGGATGACTACCAGGAGCTGGTGGAGAATGCTATGCACGACAAGACACACGCGGATGCCGTCCTCTGGAAGTTCTGCGACCTTGACACCGACCCAGAGGACAG GAAGGTGACTCGTCGGGAGCTGATGTACATTATCGCGTCCATCAAGCCCATGGAGCACTGCCTGGTGCCCTTCCTCAACAGCTGCGACGCCGACGATGACAACATTATCACACTCGTCGAGTGGGGAGAGTGCCTCGGAATTGGACACG AGGCGATCGCTGACAAGTGTCAACACAAGATGAAGGGCTAG
- the LOC128242388 gene encoding SPARC-like isoform X1, with translation MRLTWLLVMTLVVTAALAKDKSKKRERNRNNRRAKTRNNDVLEAREVDLDAADDEEYGTVDVRKDEETPEGINNPCNLHKCKRGEVCQLEERKPVCVCQTCDEPEENEAQVCSRRNVTYVTECHLDRDHCLCRNTLPGCHDDAAPHVRLDYFSACKELTECPDQEFETFPGRMRDWLFRVMTTLAYRHELDDYQELVENAMHDKTHADAVLWKFCDLDTDPEDRKVTRRELMYIIASIKPMEHCLVPFLNSCDADDDNIITLVEWGECLGIGHEAIADKCQHKMKG, from the exons ATGCGACTCACGTGGCTGCTCGTTATGACGCTGGTCGTCACGGCTGCTCTCGCAAAG GACAAGTCAAAGAAACGTGAACGTAACCGTAATAACCGACGGGCTAAGACCCGTAACAATGACGTGCTCGAGGCACGGGAG GTGGACCTGGATGCCGCCGACGACGAGGAGTATGGGACAGTGGACGTACGCAAGGACGAAGAAACCCCTGAGGGCATTAACA ACCCGTGTAACCTGCACAAGTGTAAGCGCGGGGAGGTGTGTCAGTTAGAGGAACGTAAGCCAGTCTGTGTCTGCCAGACGTGTGATGAGCCGGAGGAAAACGAGGCCCAG GTGTGCAGCCGGAGAAACGTGACGTACGTGACTGAGTGCCACCTGGACCGTGACCACTGCCTCTGCCGGAATACGCTCCCTGGTTGCCATGACGATGCAGCCCCACACGTCCGCCTGGACTACTTTAGCGCATGCAAAG AGTTGACGGAGTGCCCCGACCAGGAGTTCGAAACGTTCCCAGGGCGCATGCGTGACTGGCTTTTCCGCGTCATGACCACACTT GCGTATCGACATGAGCTGGATGACTACCAGGAGCTGGTGGAGAATGCTATGCACGACAAGACACACGCGGATGCCGTCCTCTGGAAGTTCTGCGACCTTGACACCGACCCAGAGGACAG GAAGGTGACTCGTCGGGAGCTGATGTACATTATCGCGTCCATCAAGCCCATGGAGCACTGCCTGGTGCCCTTCCTCAACAGCTGCGACGCCGACGATGACAACATTATCACACTCGTCGAGTGGGGAGAGTGCCTCGGAATTGGACACG AGGCGATCGCTGACAAGTGTCAACACAAGATGAAGGGCTAG